In Arthrobacter citreus, a single genomic region encodes these proteins:
- a CDS encoding DUF1146 domain-containing protein, with translation MEALVGTEAALAIIVHLLFIILTWWAITAIKWESIMKKGHVAQIRLFMVLLTITISSAVSSFFLDYLQYAKNISYLLK, from the coding sequence ATGGAAGCTTTAGTTGGGACAGAAGCGGCATTAGCAATTATTGTCCATTTACTTTTCATTATTTTAACTTGGTGGGCAATAACAGCAATTAAATGGGAAAGTATTATGAAAAAAGGTCATGTCGCCCAAATTCGACTTTTTATGGTGTTATTAACAATTACAATTTCTTCTGCTGTAAGTAGTTTCTTCTTAGACTACCTTCAATATGCAAAAAACATTTCATATTTATTGAAATAA
- a CDS encoding YwmB family TATA-box binding protein, which translates to MKKTIFLLIMMIAFASVLFFNWGKIGMADTGVGQLDRFADVLNKKDISITSWNLYAREAKMNTSVTKIIGDYKEKFKNFKWTYTDNGNKIIGTFNHKSITERIVVTSTSSNSSYVIYELSGTKWDQHAEKETKSLIKNSMENIFSKEPTIFTCIKGTMGGKLEGVLQGIKNDFLGTFKATKIEEIKEGAFVSVSAYTEQWNDALVANGKKINLQIAIRENNVDKSTTIILGTPIITVEY; encoded by the coding sequence ATGAAAAAAACGATATTTTTATTAATAATGATGATTGCTTTTGCTTCGGTATTATTTTTTAATTGGGGTAAAATCGGTATGGCTGACACGGGAGTAGGCCAATTGGACCGTTTTGCAGATGTATTAAATAAAAAAGACATTTCGATTACAAGTTGGAATTTGTATGCACGAGAAGCTAAAATGAATACTTCAGTGACTAAAATAATCGGTGATTATAAAGAAAAATTTAAAAATTTTAAATGGACTTATACAGATAATGGTAATAAAATAATTGGTACATTTAACCATAAGTCAATCACAGAAAGAATTGTGGTAACATCTACTAGCAGTAATAGCAGCTATGTAATTTATGAACTGAGTGGGACTAAATGGGACCAACACGCTGAAAAAGAAACAAAAAGTCTTATAAAGAATTCAATGGAAAATATTTTTAGTAAGGAACCTACTATTTTTACTTGTATAAAGGGGACAATGGGTGGTAAACTTGAAGGTGTTTTGCAGGGTATAAAAAATGATTTTTTGGGGACTTTCAAAGCAACAAAAATTGAAGAAATAAAAGAAGGGGCATTCGTCTCTGTTTCAGCATATACTGAACAGTGGAATGACGCTTTGGTTGCAAATGGCAAAAAAATAAATTTACAAATTGCAATTCGTGAAAACAATGTTGATAAATCAACGACAATTATTCTTGGAACACCGATTATAACAGTAGAATATTGA